A genome region from Proteus vulgaris includes the following:
- a CDS encoding MipA/OmpV family protein: protein MSNKKIIISLAVIAGLSTPVAFAGEWSIGGSVLAQVTPYKGAKSKDYLLPVPQVNYQSENFYFATLAAGYYLWNTPKDQLSVDLHYYPQAYKPSDSDDEQMKKLNRRRDTMMGGFTYKHHESWGSLRAIVSGDMLGKSNGIIADAAYLYPFELGNWSLQPGIGFVWENKKQNRYAYGISHAESQRSGLAEYTPNDSWRPYFEISANYKFTEKWNFFAMGRVDHLPSEVKDSPMVNKSVTAIVWTGVTYTF, encoded by the coding sequence GTGAGTAATAAGAAGATTATCATTTCTTTAGCCGTTATCGCAGGGCTTAGCACACCAGTAGCATTTGCTGGAGAATGGTCAATAGGGGGATCCGTTTTAGCACAAGTTACTCCTTATAAGGGGGCTAAATCAAAAGATTATTTATTACCCGTACCGCAAGTTAACTACCAGTCAGAGAATTTCTATTTCGCCACATTAGCGGCGGGTTATTACCTGTGGAATACACCTAAAGATCAACTCTCTGTTGATTTACACTATTATCCTCAGGCTTATAAACCAAGCGATAGTGACGATGAGCAAATGAAAAAATTAAATCGTCGTCGTGACACTATGATGGGGGGCTTTACTTATAAGCACCATGAATCATGGGGTAGCTTAAGGGCAATTGTATCGGGTGATATGCTAGGCAAAAGTAATGGTATTATCGCTGATGCTGCTTATTTATATCCTTTCGAATTGGGTAACTGGTCTTTACAACCCGGTATCGGTTTTGTTTGGGAAAACAAAAAGCAGAACCGTTATGCTTATGGAATTAGTCATGCAGAATCTCAACGCAGTGGTTTAGCTGAATATACGCCAAATGATAGCTGGAGACCTTATTTTGAAATCTCTGCTAATTATAAATTTACAGAAAAATGGAATTTCTTTGCGATGGGACGTGTTGACCATTTACCGAGCGAAGTGAAAGACAGCCCAATGGTGAATAAATCTGTGACTGCGATTGTGTGGACAGGTGTGACTTACACATTCTAA
- the hypF gene encoding carbamoyltransferase HypF: MSNGIALRVKGKVQGVGFRPFVWQLAHRFGLLGQVSNDSLGVLIHLMPSPKNALFIEALKAECPPLARIERIEGSPFQWEQLPTDFIIVKSGGGEMDTQVVPDATTCQACIDELFDPQNRRYHYPFINCTHCGPRFTIIKKMPYDRPFTSMSEFPFCPECKHEYEDPSDRRFHAQPNACPVCGPHIWLADNQGKVLATKELALTQVCEALLAGKIVAVKGIGGFHLVCDARNNTSVALLRERKYRPAKPLAVMITGIDQIKADKHDPDFLPTAIQTLQSTAAPIVLVPKTATPKLAELIAPGLTEIGVMLPANPLQHLLARGTNIPLVMTSGNASGHTPALSNEEALIQLKDIADLFLMHNREIIQRADDSLVRIEGKQSVMIRRSRGYVPDAISLPEDFGAQPSVLAMGGDLKNVFCLLRQHQAIMGPHLGDLDDLSVRQQLIKSLDLFQQIYRFAPKAIAIDAHPNYISHQLGKQFAHEQNLPIIEVSHHHAHIVSCLAEHGHTHQQGAVIGIALDGLGFGQDGTLWGGECLRVDYQNSERIGGLPAVAMPGGNLASIQPWRNWFAHLATFSEDWQGSVITQMIPNNELQILSKALKRGINSPKASSCGRFFDAVSASLGLAPKEISWEGEAACYLQTAALACQNEKQTEIIKRYGHLMPIKNNLLDLSVFWSQWENVKLSVSEKAWLFHYLLAESLGNIALQYADKYQIDTVVLTGGVLNNTLLKHLFKKKLNNKKVLIPMILPVGDGGIALGQALIATHLMQN, encoded by the coding sequence ATGAGTAACGGCATTGCATTGCGTGTAAAAGGAAAAGTTCAAGGCGTTGGGTTTCGCCCATTTGTTTGGCAATTAGCCCATCGCTTTGGTTTATTAGGGCAGGTGAGCAATGATAGTTTGGGGGTATTGATACATTTAATGCCTTCACCTAAAAATGCACTCTTTATAGAAGCATTAAAAGCAGAATGCCCACCACTAGCACGTATTGAACGTATAGAAGGATCTCCTTTTCAATGGGAACAGCTACCGACTGACTTTATTATTGTAAAAAGTGGTGGTGGCGAAATGGATACGCAAGTTGTTCCTGATGCAACGACTTGCCAAGCTTGTATTGATGAATTGTTTGATCCACAAAATCGTCGTTATCATTATCCCTTTATTAACTGCACACATTGCGGACCGCGTTTTACCATCATAAAAAAAATGCCTTATGATCGGCCTTTTACTTCAATGTCTGAATTTCCATTCTGCCCTGAATGTAAACATGAATATGAAGATCCCTCTGATAGACGGTTTCATGCTCAACCTAATGCATGTCCTGTGTGTGGACCCCATATCTGGCTTGCAGATAATCAAGGTAAAGTGTTAGCAACAAAAGAGCTTGCATTAACTCAAGTATGTGAAGCTTTACTTGCTGGAAAGATTGTTGCCGTTAAAGGGATTGGGGGGTTTCATTTAGTCTGTGATGCACGTAATAATACCAGTGTTGCATTATTACGTGAACGTAAATACCGACCAGCTAAGCCACTAGCGGTGATGATCACTGGAATCGATCAAATTAAAGCAGATAAGCACGATCCAGATTTTCTTCCAACAGCCATTCAAACATTGCAAAGCACGGCAGCCCCTATTGTATTAGTCCCTAAAACCGCCACACCTAAACTAGCGGAGCTTATTGCGCCGGGATTAACTGAAATTGGTGTTATGTTACCCGCTAACCCGTTGCAACATTTATTAGCACGTGGCACGAACATTCCTCTTGTTATGACATCAGGAAATGCATCAGGTCATACACCTGCATTAAGTAACGAAGAAGCTTTAATACAATTGAAAGATATTGCGGATTTATTCTTAATGCATAATAGAGAAATTATACAAAGGGCTGATGACTCATTGGTTCGCATTGAGGGTAAACAGAGCGTTATGATCAGACGCTCCCGAGGTTATGTCCCTGATGCGATTTCACTCCCTGAAGATTTTGGAGCACAACCCTCAGTACTCGCTATGGGGGGGGATCTTAAAAATGTATTTTGCTTATTACGTCAACATCAAGCCATTATGGGGCCTCATTTAGGCGATCTTGATGATTTAAGCGTGCGACAACAGTTGATAAAATCGTTGGATCTCTTCCAACAGATTTATCGTTTTGCACCTAAAGCCATTGCAATAGATGCACATCCTAACTACATCAGTCATCAGTTGGGTAAACAGTTTGCTCATGAGCAAAATCTTCCTATTATTGAAGTCTCTCATCACCATGCACATATTGTTTCTTGTCTTGCTGAACATGGTCATACACATCAACAGGGAGCTGTCATTGGTATTGCTCTTGATGGATTAGGCTTTGGGCAAGATGGCACGCTATGGGGAGGGGAATGCCTGCGGGTGGACTATCAAAATTCAGAGCGGATTGGTGGACTCCCAGCTGTTGCGATGCCTGGAGGTAATCTTGCTTCTATTCAACCTTGGCGAAACTGGTTCGCACATTTAGCTACTTTTTCTGAAGATTGGCAAGGTAGTGTTATCACCCAAATGATACCTAACAATGAGTTGCAGATATTAAGTAAAGCCCTAAAACGTGGCATAAATTCACCTAAAGCCTCTTCTTGTGGCCGTTTTTTTGATGCCGTCTCGGCATCATTAGGATTAGCCCCGAAAGAGATAAGCTGGGAAGGCGAAGCCGCATGTTACTTACAAACTGCTGCATTGGCGTGTCAGAACGAAAAACAAACAGAAATTATTAAGCGATATGGGCATTTAATGCCTATAAAAAATAACTTGCTTGATCTGTCTGTTTTTTGGTCTCAATGGGAAAATGTAAAGCTTAGTGTCAGTGAAAAAGCTTGGCTATTTCATTATCTATTAGCGGAAAGCTTGGGCAATATTGCATTGCAATATGCTGATAAGTATCAGATTGATACCGTTGTACTTACGGGAGGGGTGTTAAATAATACATTACTCAAACACCTGTTTAAGAAAAAATTAAACAATAAAAAAGTACTTATCCCTATGATATTACCCGTTGGAGACGGTGGTATTGCATTAGGACAAGCATTGATTGCTACACATTTAATGCAAAATTAA
- the alr gene encoding alanine racemase — MSRPTKVTINLDALSHNLSVIKERVKGSKVWSVVKADAYGHGLSCVWPALSHTDGFALIELDKAIMLREQGWVGPILLLEGFFKSEDVYLLERYSLTTVVHSDWQFDAIENAQLERPINIYLKLNSGMNRLGYRPDAYKQAIARAKSINNIGSIIQMSHFANADTGLNMDIQKTAINQAMVNELPRCLANSAATLFDPETYQDWVRPGIILYGVSPSGVWQDIAGFDLQPVMTFKSEILAIQQVKKGEQIGYGSRYTADRDMRIGIVACGYADGYPRHAPDGTPVIVNGHKTQLVGRISMDMLTIDVTDFPDVNYGSPVELWGEELPVDDVAMACGTIGYELLCAITPRVAVEVMINLPNATFSDLNESC, encoded by the coding sequence ATGTCCAGACCCACAAAAGTAACCATTAACCTCGATGCATTAAGCCATAATCTGTCTGTTATTAAAGAGAGAGTCAAAGGCAGCAAAGTGTGGTCTGTTGTGAAAGCAGATGCTTATGGACATGGATTATCCTGCGTTTGGCCGGCATTAAGTCATACTGATGGTTTTGCCTTAATTGAGCTAGACAAAGCTATTATGTTAAGAGAGCAGGGATGGGTAGGTCCTATCCTTTTGCTGGAAGGTTTTTTTAAGTCAGAAGATGTTTATTTATTAGAACGCTATTCTCTAACAACCGTAGTGCATTCTGATTGGCAATTTGATGCCATAGAAAATGCGCAATTAGAAAGACCGATTAATATCTATCTTAAATTGAATAGTGGAATGAATCGGTTGGGCTATCGACCAGACGCCTATAAACAAGCCATTGCTCGTGCAAAAAGTATCAACAATATTGGTTCTATTATCCAAATGTCGCATTTTGCTAATGCAGATACTGGGTTGAACATGGATATACAAAAAACCGCCATTAATCAGGCAATGGTTAATGAATTACCTCGGTGTTTGGCAAATTCAGCGGCAACGTTATTTGATCCTGAAACTTATCAAGATTGGGTACGCCCAGGTATTATTTTATATGGTGTTTCGCCTTCTGGGGTTTGGCAAGATATTGCTGGTTTCGATTTACAACCCGTCATGACATTTAAGAGTGAAATACTCGCCATTCAACAAGTTAAAAAAGGTGAGCAAATAGGTTACGGTAGCCGATATACCGCTGATCGTGATATGCGGATTGGTATTGTTGCTTGTGGTTATGCTGATGGTTATCCAAGGCATGCACCAGATGGTACACCTGTAATTGTTAATGGGCATAAAACACAATTGGTTGGACGTATTTCAATGGACATGCTAACCATTGATGTTACAGATTTTCCTGATGTTAATTATGGTAGCCCCGTTGAATTATGGGGAGAAGAACTGCCAGTTGATGATGTTGCAATGGCATGTGGCACTATTGGCTACGAATTACTGTGTGCAATCACACCAAGAGTGGCAGTAGAAGTGATGATAAATTTACCTAATGCCACTTTTTCTGATCTAAATGAAAGTTGTTGA
- a CDS encoding D-amino acid dehydrogenase, whose protein sequence is MKVIILGGGVIGVTSAWYLVQQGHEVIVVDRQNSAAEETSAGNAGQISPGYATPWGAPGIPLKAVKWMFQKHAPLAIKPDGSLFQLRWMWQMLRNCDASHYTMNKSRMVRIAEYSRDCIRQLRQDTGIEYEGRQGGTLQLFRDQKQFDNAANDIAVLKQEGVAYELLTADQLKLAEPALEHVTHKLTGGLRLPNDETGDCQIFTKKLAKMAEDAGVTFLFNKEIKHLLFDGDKVVGVQCHDGLLTADHYVVAMGSYSTEFLKNKVAIPVYPLKGYSLTMPIIDASRAPTSTILDETYKIAVTRFDERIRVGGMAEVVGFNLNILKSRCETLKMVVQDLYQGGGDIEKATFWTGLRPMTPDGTPIVGPTAYRNLSLNTGHGTLGWTMACGSGQLLADLISGNKPAIAADDLSVFRYIDGFNTKLLLPGQKLDTAY, encoded by the coding sequence ATGAAAGTGATCATCTTAGGTGGCGGCGTTATTGGTGTAACAAGTGCGTGGTATCTTGTGCAACAAGGTCATGAAGTTATTGTTGTTGATAGACAAAATAGTGCAGCAGAAGAGACGAGTGCAGGTAATGCGGGTCAAATATCTCCAGGATATGCGACCCCTTGGGGGGCTCCTGGGATCCCATTAAAAGCCGTTAAATGGATGTTCCAGAAGCACGCCCCATTAGCGATTAAACCTGATGGCTCACTTTTTCAATTACGTTGGATGTGGCAAATGTTACGTAATTGTGATGCGTCACATTACACTATGAATAAAAGCCGTATGGTACGTATTGCCGAATATAGTCGTGATTGTATTCGCCAATTACGCCAAGACACAGGCATTGAATATGAAGGACGCCAAGGCGGTACTCTGCAACTTTTCCGTGATCAAAAGCAATTTGATAATGCGGCTAATGATATTGCTGTATTAAAGCAAGAGGGTGTTGCTTATGAATTGTTAACGGCAGACCAACTAAAATTAGCAGAACCAGCACTCGAACATGTCACTCATAAATTGACCGGTGGTTTACGTTTACCAAATGATGAAACGGGTGATTGCCAAATTTTCACAAAAAAACTCGCTAAAATGGCAGAAGATGCGGGGGTTACGTTCTTATTTAACAAAGAAATCAAACATTTGTTATTTGATGGTGATAAAGTAGTGGGTGTCCAATGTCATGATGGGCTATTAACAGCCGATCACTATGTTGTCGCCATGGGCTCTTATTCGACAGAATTTTTGAAAAATAAAGTTGCTATTCCTGTTTATCCCCTTAAAGGCTATTCACTTACGATGCCGATTATTGATGCATCAAGAGCACCCACATCTACGATTTTAGATGAAACGTATAAAATTGCGGTAACACGATTTGATGAGCGAATTCGTGTCGGTGGAATGGCTGAGGTCGTTGGTTTTAATCTGAATATTTTAAAATCGCGCTGTGAAACATTAAAAATGGTTGTACAAGATCTCTATCAGGGTGGGGGTGATATTGAAAAAGCCACATTTTGGACGGGGCTAAGACCTATGACACCTGATGGTACACCTATTGTAGGGCCTACGGCTTATCGCAATTTATCATTAAATACAGGGCACGGTACATTAGGTTGGACAATGGCATGTGGTTCGGGACAATTATTGGCTGATTTAATTTCAGGGAATAAACCCGCTATTGCCGCTGATGACTTATCTGTGTTTCGGTATATCGATGGCTTTAATACTAAATTGCTCTTACCGGGGCAAAAACTTGATACAGCTTATTAA
- the fadR gene encoding fatty acid metabolism transcriptional regulator FadR — translation MVIKAQSPAGFAEEYIVESIWNNRFPPGSILPAERELSELIGVTRTTLREVLQRLARDGWLTIQHGKPTKVNNFWETSGLNILETVARLDHDRVPQLIDNLLAVRTNISAIFIRTAFKNSPEKCIEVLHHELTTENSADEFSELDYNIFRGLAFASGNPIYGLILNGLKGLYTRVGRYYFSNLQAKELALAFYKKLAILCEQKDVEHVMECVRQYGKDSGIIWQSLQSPLPSDLEEVKR, via the coding sequence ATGGTTATTAAGGCTCAAAGCCCCGCAGGTTTTGCGGAAGAGTATATTGTTGAAAGTATCTGGAATAATCGCTTTCCTCCTGGATCTATTCTTCCAGCGGAACGTGAGCTCTCTGAATTAATCGGTGTTACAAGAACCACATTAAGAGAAGTATTGCAGCGCCTAGCCCGTGATGGTTGGTTAACTATTCAACATGGAAAGCCAACAAAGGTAAACAATTTCTGGGAAACATCGGGCCTTAATATCCTTGAAACAGTCGCTCGCCTTGATCATGATCGCGTGCCACAATTAATAGATAATTTATTGGCTGTTAGAACCAATATTTCAGCTATTTTTATACGTACCGCATTTAAAAATAGTCCTGAAAAATGCATTGAAGTTTTACACCATGAGCTTACCACTGAAAATAGCGCTGATGAGTTTAGTGAGCTGGATTACAACATTTTCCGTGGATTAGCGTTTGCATCAGGTAACCCAATTTATGGTCTTATTTTAAACGGCTTAAAAGGGCTTTATACTCGCGTAGGCCGTTATTATTTCTCAAATCTTCAAGCCAAAGAACTCGCGTTAGCTTTCTATAAAAAACTGGCTATATTATGTGAGCAAAAAGATGTCGAGCATGTTATGGAATGTGTCCGTCAATATGGTAAAGACAGCGGCATTATCTGGCAAAGTTTACAGTCCCCATTACCGAGTGATCTAGAAGAAGTAAAACGCTAA